A single Fusobacterium sp. JB019 DNA region contains:
- a CDS encoding lysophospholipid acyltransferase family protein, which translates to MYKIYGMLLYFILRIIGMTLKIKVIEEEKIDGKETYVCGFWHNKLVTALFCLDELGKKAGLASPSKDGELIAVPLEMMGYKMVRGSSGRDSIKSVVKMIKLVKEGYSLGTPLDGPKGPAFKAKKGMIYIAQKTGKPFVCLGGAYSKKWVFSKTWDKFQLPKPFSKVVCVIGKRMYIPQGVDTKEYQKLAEEELIRLNLKAEKELEK; encoded by the coding sequence ATGTATAAAATTTATGGAATGCTTTTATATTTTATTTTAAGAATAATAGGTATGACTCTAAAAATAAAAGTAATAGAAGAAGAAAAAATAGATGGAAAAGAGACTTATGTTTGTGGATTTTGGCATAATAAATTAGTTACGGCTCTTTTTTGTTTAGATGAATTAGGAAAGAAAGCAGGACTTGCAAGTCCTTCCAAAGATGGAGAATTAATAGCTGTTCCATTGGAAATGATGGGATATAAAATGGTAAGAGGTTCTTCAGGAAGAGATTCTATAAAAAGTGTTGTTAAAATGATTAAATTAGTAAAAGAAGGATATTCTTTGGGAACTCCTCTAGACGGACCTAAAGGACCAGCTTTTAAAGCTAAAAAAGGGATGATATATATTGCCCAAAAAACAGGAAAGCCTTTTGTATGTTTAGGAGGGGCCTATAGTAAAAAATGGGTTTTTTCAAAAACTTGGGATAAATTTCAATTACCAAAACCTTTTTCAAAGGTGGTTTGTGTTATTGGAAAACGGATGTATATTCCCCAGGGGGTAGATACAAAAGAGTATCAAAAGTTAGCGGAAGAAGAGTTAATAAGACTTAATTTAAAAGCTGAGAAAGAACTTGAAAAATAA
- a CDS encoding nucleoside kinase, translating into MKQVIEGRQYETTKLVFLKAVKDLYPEYEVELQNSLNNGSYGEVYDKEEIVVLQEEDYEKIHNRMDEIVEKDIPINLITEDSDDLKLKAKAIERRDIKLLLENCGWSKIKEVEIGDYRDYFYICPGKSTGIVRDFQIYKYHNGFILKTPMEVFDWKVAPINDTPKISKAFKEGNLWAKIMGISYAGSINKKIFDNEILELILLNETLHNKKIASIADQIIEKKDVKLITIAGPSSSGKTTFSKKLLLNLKTCGVDTLAISLDDYYIGRANVPLDENGEKDFETIEALDIKLLNENLKDLIDGKETKLPLYNFNTGERKEKTRTVKLPEGGIIIIEGIHGLNDELTKYIPRENKFKIYISCLTQINMDMHNRVHTTDVRKIRRIVRDSISRKTQGEDTLAMWHSIRKGEEKWIFPFQEDADEIFNSSLSYELCVLKPFALKELIKIGVDSPEYDEAKKLADLLSCFVTVDQSLIPTNSILKEFIGGSIFYKY; encoded by the coding sequence ATGAAACAAGTGATAGAAGGTAGACAATACGAAACAACGAAATTAGTTTTTTTAAAAGCCGTAAAAGATTTATATCCAGAATATGAGGTAGAATTACAAAACTCCTTAAATAATGGTTCTTATGGAGAAGTTTATGATAAAGAAGAAATAGTTGTTTTGCAGGAAGAAGACTACGAAAAAATTCATAACAGAATGGATGAAATAGTAGAAAAGGATATACCAATAAATTTAATAACAGAGGATAGTGATGATTTAAAATTAAAGGCAAAAGCTATTGAAAGAAGAGATATAAAATTGTTGCTTGAAAACTGTGGATGGTCTAAAATAAAAGAGGTTGAGATAGGAGATTATAGGGATTATTTTTATATATGCCCTGGGAAATCAACAGGAATAGTTAGAGATTTCCAAATATATAAATATCATAATGGATTTATATTAAAGACTCCAATGGAAGTATTTGATTGGAAAGTTGCTCCAATAAATGACACTCCTAAAATATCAAAGGCTTTTAAAGAAGGTAATTTATGGGCCAAAATAATGGGGATTAGTTATGCAGGAAGTATTAATAAAAAAATATTTGATAATGAAATATTAGAATTAATCTTATTAAATGAGACTTTACATAATAAAAAAATAGCTTCAATAGCTGATCAAATAATTGAAAAAAAAGATGTAAAGTTAATAACAATAGCAGGTCCTTCTTCATCAGGAAAAACAACTTTTTCTAAAAAATTATTACTTAACTTAAAAACTTGTGGGGTAGATACATTAGCTATTTCATTAGATGATTACTATATAGGAAGAGCTAATGTTCCTCTTGATGAAAATGGAGAAAAAGATTTTGAAACAATAGAAGCTTTAGATATAAAATTATTAAATGAAAATTTAAAAGATTTAATTGATGGGAAAGAAACTAAGTTACCCCTTTATAATTTCAATACAGGAGAAAGAAAAGAAAAAACAAGAACAGTAAAACTTCCCGAGGGTGGTATAATAATAATAGAGGGAATACATGGGCTAAATGATGAGTTAACAAAATATATTCCAAGAGAGAATAAATTTAAAATATATATAAGTTGTTTAACTCAAATTAATATGGATATGCATAATAGAGTTCATACTACCGATGTAAGAAAAATTAGAAGAATAGTAAGGGATAGCATTTCGAGAAAAACTCAAGGAGAGGATACCTTAGCAATGTGGCATTCCATAAGAAAAGGTGAAGAAAAATGGATATTTCCTTTTCAAGAAGATGCAGATGAAATTTTTAATTCAAGCTTAAGCTATGAATTGTGTGTTCTAAAACCTTTTGCTTTAAAAGAATTAATAAAAATAGGAGTAGATTCACCAGAGTATGACGAGGCTAAAAAACTAGCTGATTTGTTAAGTTGTTTTGTAACAGTTGATCAATCATTAATTCCTACAAATTCTATATTAAAAGAATTTATAGGAGGAAGTATATTCTATAAATATTAG
- a CDS encoding pyridoxal phosphate-dependent aminotransferase, translating into MHISQRASTMNYSPIRKLIPLADAAKAEGVTVYALNIGQPNIVTPDTFFTALHSFSDKIVKYSDSRGLEKLRESFKATYEKMGTFFGIDEILITQGGSEAIFFTMMAICNEGDNVLIPEPFYSNYSSFCKFAGAVVKPIETTIETKFHLPSREVIESLIDEKTRAIMISNPVNPTGTVYTKEEIYMLGEIAKKYDIYIIADEVYKQFIYDDVEYFSFTHIPELEDRVVLVDSISKHYSACGARIGLIATKNEELLKEILKFCQARLCVSTIEQHAASNLINTMDSYVEDVREKYKNRRDLLFNYLNKMPGVVCSKPCGAFYAFAKLPVDSAEKFAKWLLNEYRYDNQTILLAPGPGFYQTEGKGEQEVRFSFCTNVDDIENAMIILRRALKVYRKDVMGIIEE; encoded by the coding sequence ATGCATATATCACAAAGAGCATCAACAATGAACTATTCACCAATAAGAAAGTTGATACCACTAGCCGACGCTGCTAAAGCAGAAGGTGTAACAGTTTACGCTCTAAATATAGGACAACCTAATATTGTAACTCCCGATACATTTTTTACAGCACTACACAGTTTTAGTGACAAAATTGTAAAATATTCAGACTCAAGAGGATTAGAAAAATTGAGAGAAAGTTTTAAAGCTACCTATGAAAAAATGGGAACATTTTTTGGTATTGATGAAATTTTAATAACTCAAGGGGGAAGTGAAGCAATCTTTTTTACAATGATGGCTATTTGTAATGAAGGAGATAATGTTTTAATTCCAGAACCTTTCTATTCTAATTATTCGAGTTTTTGCAAATTTGCAGGAGCTGTAGTAAAACCAATAGAAACAACTATTGAAACAAAGTTTCATTTACCAAGTAGAGAGGTTATTGAAAGTTTGATAGATGAAAAAACAAGAGCAATTATGATTTCTAATCCAGTTAATCCAACAGGAACTGTTTACACAAAAGAAGAAATTTATATGTTAGGTGAAATTGCTAAAAAATATGATATATATATAATTGCAGATGAAGTTTATAAACAATTTATATATGATGATGTTGAATATTTTTCATTTACTCACATTCCAGAATTAGAGGATAGAGTGGTTTTAGTAGATAGTATTTCTAAGCATTATAGTGCTTGCGGAGCTAGGATAGGTCTTATAGCTACTAAAAATGAAGAGTTATTAAAAGAAATTTTAAAGTTTTGTCAAGCAAGACTTTGTGTATCAACAATAGAGCAACATGCAGCTTCTAATTTAATTAACACAATGGATAGTTATGTAGAAGATGTAAGAGAAAAATATAAAAATAGAAGAGATCTTTTATTTAATTATTTGAATAAAATGCCAGGAGTTGTTTGTTCAAAACCTTGCGGGGCATTTTATGCCTTTGCAAAATTACCTGTTGATAGTGCAGAAAAATTTGCAAAATGGTTACTTAATGAATATAGATATGATAATCAAACTATATTACTTGCTCCAGGACCAGGGTTCTATCAAACTGAGGGCAAAGGAGAACAAGAGGTTAGATTTTCATTTTGTACAAATGTAGATGACATTGAAAATGCAATGATAATATTAAGAAGGGCATTAAAAGTTTATAGAAAAGATGTAATGGGAATAATAGAGGAATAA
- the thiE gene encoding thiamine phosphate synthase, which produces MNKKDIDYSMYLVTDRDILSGRDLNKAVEESILGGTTIVQLREKHISDEEFLKIARELKKITDKYNIPFIINDNIEIAKLVDATGVHIGQSDNDLKYARKILGQDKIIGVSVGNIEEARLAEEGGADYVGIGTIFFTTTKDDINKPLEIIGLKKIVDYINIPNVAIGGIHLNNIKEVMKTGTDGVAIISEILGKKDIKKASEVLLSYIKGE; this is translated from the coding sequence ATGAATAAGAAAGATATAGATTATTCTATGTATTTAGTTACTGATAGAGATATTTTAAGTGGAAGAGATTTAAATAAAGCAGTTGAAGAGAGTATTTTAGGTGGAACAACTATAGTACAATTAAGAGAAAAACATATCAGTGATGAAGAATTTTTAAAAATAGCAAGAGAATTAAAAAAAATAACAGACAAGTACAATATTCCTTTTATTATAAATGATAATATTGAGATTGCTAAATTAGTTGATGCAACAGGGGTTCATATAGGACAAAGTGATAATGATTTAAAATATGCAAGAAAAATACTAGGACAAGATAAAATAATAGGTGTCTCAGTTGGGAATATTGAAGAAGCTAGATTAGCTGAAGAAGGTGGAGCTGATTATGTGGGGATAGGAACAATATTCTTTACAACAACAAAAGATGATATAAATAAACCTCTTGAAATAATAGGACTTAAAAAGATTGTAGATTATATAAATATTCCAAATGTTGCAATTGGAGGTATACATTTAAATAATATAAAAGAAGTAATGAAGACTGGGACAGATGGAGTAGCTATAATATCTGAAATATTAGGGAAAAAAGATATAAAAAAAGCCAGTGAAGTTTTATTATCTTATATAAAAGGAGAGTAA
- the thiM gene encoding hydroxyethylthiazole kinase, producing MEEKILGNIITKIREKQPIVFHITNMVTINDCANITLALGASPLMSFCEEELEDILSFSSALVLNIGTMDKSMKTMVVKAGKIANKLGKPVILDPVGAGASKARMELVGKLIENVDFAVIKGNMAEIKSIAGIKNKNNRGVDSVEALENADEIALDLAKKLNTVIALTGKQDIVTDGKRISKINNGTAILGKVTGTGCMTASLIGSACAAQQDNFLAATVGVSIMGISGEIAESRLSEGQGNASLRVGIIDSVYNMTSENFNSNIKVELN from the coding sequence ATGGAAGAAAAAATATTAGGAAATATAATTACAAAGATAAGAGAAAAACAGCCAATTGTTTTTCATATAACAAATATGGTAACAATAAATGATTGTGCTAATATAACTTTAGCTTTAGGAGCTTCTCCTTTAATGTCATTTTGCGAAGAAGAATTAGAGGATATACTTTCTTTTTCATCAGCATTAGTCTTAAATATAGGAACAATGGATAAATCTATGAAGACAATGGTAGTTAAAGCTGGTAAAATAGCAAATAAATTAGGGAAACCAGTTATTTTAGATCCAGTAGGAGCAGGGGCATCAAAAGCTAGGATGGAACTAGTTGGAAAATTAATAGAAAATGTTGATTTTGCAGTTATAAAAGGAAATATGGCTGAAATAAAATCTATTGCAGGAATAAAAAATAAAAATAATAGAGGAGTGGACTCTGTTGAAGCATTAGAAAATGCAGATGAAATAGCTTTAGATTTAGCAAAAAAATTAAATACTGTAATTGCTTTAACAGGAAAGCAAGATATTGTAACAGATGGTAAAAGAATTTCTAAAATAAATAATGGGACAGCTATTCTTGGAAAGGTTACTGGAACAGGATGTATGACGGCTTCGCTTATAGGAAGTGCTTGTGCTGCACAACAAGATAATTTTTTAGCAGCTACAGTAGGAGTTTCTATCATGGGAATTTCAGGAGAAATAGCTGAGTCTAGATTAAGTGAGGGACAAGGTAATGCTAGTTTAAGAGTTGGAATAATCGATAGTGTTTATAATATGACATCAGAAAATTTCAACAGTAACATTAAAGTAGAACTAAACTAA
- a CDS encoding DUF1846 domain-containing protein → MKIGFDHNKYLEEQSKFILERVNNYDKLYLEFGGKLFYDLHAKRVLPGFDENAKIKLLHKLKEKVEVIICVYAGDIERNKIRGDFGITYDMDVLRLIDDLRNYDLQVNSVVITRFDDQPATKVFINKLEHRGIKVYKHRATKGYPTEVDTIVSEEGYGKNPYIETTKPIVVVTAPGPGSGKLATCLSQLYHEDRRGKKAGYSKFETFPVWNVPLKHPLNIAYESATVDLQDVNLIDSFHLEAYGETSVNYNRDIEAFPVLKRIIEKITGKESEYKSPTDMGVNRVGFGIVDDAVVREASNQEIIRRYLKTGCDYKKGHADQKSLERAKLIMEEVGLKEEDRKVLVAARERLSKLNDSFEEKSAVAIELEDGKIITGKASETMCAPASAILNAIKYCAGIDDAIHLISEEITKPIIELKMNNFRNKNTQLNCEEVLIALKICAVTDERAAKAINELNKLRGCQAHSTTILGKTDDQLMGKIGIEITCDPVFSSENLYYNGL, encoded by the coding sequence ATGAAAATAGGATTTGATCACAATAAATATCTTGAGGAGCAATCAAAATTTATATTAGAAAGAGTTAACAACTATGATAAACTTTATTTAGAGTTTGGAGGAAAATTATTTTATGATTTACATGCAAAAAGAGTTCTTCCAGGTTTTGATGAAAATGCAAAAATAAAATTATTACATAAACTAAAAGAAAAAGTAGAAGTAATAATTTGTGTATATGCAGGAGATATTGAAAGAAATAAAATAAGAGGAGATTTTGGAATTACATATGACATGGATGTATTAAGACTTATTGATGATTTAAGAAATTATGATTTACAAGTTAACAGTGTTGTAATTACAAGATTTGATGATCAACCAGCGACAAAAGTATTTATAAATAAATTAGAACATAGAGGAATTAAAGTTTATAAACATAGAGCTACAAAGGGTTATCCAACAGAAGTTGATACAATTGTTAGTGAAGAAGGATATGGAAAAAATCCTTATATAGAAACAACAAAACCAATTGTAGTAGTTACAGCTCCAGGACCAGGTTCTGGAAAACTAGCAACTTGTTTAAGTCAATTATATCATGAGGATAGAAGAGGGAAAAAAGCAGGATATTCAAAATTTGAAACATTTCCTGTTTGGAACGTACCTTTAAAGCATCCATTAAATATAGCTTATGAATCAGCAACTGTTGATTTACAAGATGTTAATTTAATAGATTCTTTCCATTTAGAAGCATATGGTGAAACATCAGTAAACTATAATAGAGATATTGAAGCTTTCCCTGTTTTAAAAAGAATAATTGAAAAAATTACAGGAAAAGAGTCTGAATATAAATCTCCAACTGATATGGGTGTAAATAGAGTAGGATTTGGAATTGTAGACGATGCTGTAGTAAGAGAAGCTTCTAATCAAGAAATAATAAGAAGATATTTAAAAACAGGTTGTGATTATAAAAAAGGACATGCTGATCAAAAATCTTTAGAAAGAGCTAAACTTATTATGGAAGAAGTTGGATTAAAAGAAGAAGATAGAAAAGTTTTAGTAGCTGCTAGAGAGAGACTTTCAAAATTAAATGATAGTTTTGAAGAAAAATCAGCAGTGGCGATAGAGTTAGAAGATGGAAAAATTATTACAGGAAAAGCATCTGAAACAATGTGCGCTCCAGCATCAGCAATATTAAATGCTATAAAATATTGTGCAGGAATAGATGATGCTATTCATTTAATATCTGAAGAAATAACAAAACCAATTATTGAATTAAAAATGAATAATTTCAGAAATAAAAATACTCAGCTTAATTGTGAAGAAGTTTTAATAGCATTAAAAATATGTGCAGTTACAGATGAAAGAGCTGCAAAAGCTATTAATGAATTAAATAAATTAAGAGGATGTCAAGCTCATTCTACAACAATTTTAGGAAAAACTGATGATCAGTTAATGGGTAAAATTGGAATCGAAATAACTTGTGATCCAGTTTTCTCAAGTGAAAATTTATATTATAATGGTTTATAA
- a CDS encoding YbaB/EbfC family nucleoid-associated protein gives MVRKIKSAKTGGNQMDIVKKAQAMQQEMLKIQEGLKGKEVESSVGGGAVVIKANGQKEVLSVSLSDEIVKEAVEDKEMLEDLILSAVSEVMRQAEELSEKEMSSVTGGMNIPGLF, from the coding sequence GTGGTAAGAAAAATAAAATCTGCTAAAACTGGTGGAAATCAAATGGATATAGTAAAAAAAGCTCAAGCTATGCAACAAGAAATGTTAAAGATTCAAGAGGGTTTAAAAGGAAAAGAAGTTGAGTCTTCAGTTGGTGGAGGAGCAGTAGTTATTAAAGCTAATGGTCAAAAAGAAGTTTTAAGTGTTTCTCTTTCTGATGAAATTGTAAAAGAAGCTGTGGAAGATAAAGAAATGTTAGAAGATTTAATTCTTTCAGCTGTTAGTGAAGTTATGAGACAAGCAGAAGAATTATCTGAAAAAGAAATGTCTTCAGTAACTGGTGGAATGAATATACCAGGATTATTTTAG
- the sppA gene encoding signal peptide peptidase SppA, with protein sequence MEIIKKTLKGFKNFFKHVFIEMGKAFFKLVILGLVILGVTKYIKNQQKLPPIENKTYVVIEMPKTLGESKIKTLLDLNKEENFYEFLKELNIIKTDKRVKGLILKLNNYGLNRAQTEELKVKLRELKKEGKRIYAYLDTINNRNYSLALEARNIIVPDTNFLISEISGYNGNFPYYKELGDNLGLQAEIIHIGDFKSYGENYRNSHMSKEFKENTKRIYDKLYENYVGDISRKRHLEKEKISKEILSGDFVMTSATNLKSNKLVDQVIYYEDFLKKNEITNCLSKSEYLARYSQEKKLPEIAKKDKLAILYLEGNIVLNENPKNVEKIITPAIVKEKLKIIEKDKEIKGVILRINSPGGSALASDLIYKSLKEFQKPVYVSMAGVAASGGYFISAAGDKIYADKETLTGSIGVVTIIPNASKLFDKVGINFETLTNNKYDMNMGIYKKLSPKMRNKIYNSSMSSYNEFLTKMSTSRKMKISDVEKIASGRVWLGSEAQEIGLVDEIGGLEKVINDLAKDLKLKDYKVVEAVKDEKFESLLKTILPKYIFKDLIGNNVIVKELKNREEFKLQEELLRRPILYAPNIKF encoded by the coding sequence GTGGAAATTATAAAGAAAACATTAAAAGGATTTAAGAATTTTTTTAAACATGTTTTTATTGAAATGGGAAAAGCTTTTTTTAAGTTAGTTATATTAGGGTTAGTTATATTAGGAGTAACTAAATATATAAAAAATCAACAAAAATTGCCTCCAATAGAAAATAAAACATATGTAGTTATAGAAATGCCTAAAACATTAGGAGAAAGTAAAATAAAAACTTTGCTTGATTTAAATAAAGAAGAAAATTTTTATGAGTTTTTAAAAGAATTAAATATAATAAAAACTGATAAAAGAGTAAAGGGTTTGATATTAAAATTAAATAATTACGGATTAAATAGAGCTCAAACAGAGGAATTAAAGGTAAAATTAAGAGAATTAAAAAAAGAAGGAAAAAGAATATATGCTTATTTAGATACTATAAATAATAGAAATTATTCTTTAGCTTTAGAGGCAAGAAATATAATAGTTCCAGATACTAATTTTTTAATATCTGAAATATCAGGATATAATGGAAATTTTCCATATTATAAAGAGCTAGGAGATAATTTAGGGTTACAAGCAGAGATAATTCATATTGGAGATTTTAAGAGTTATGGAGAAAATTATAGAAATTCTCATATGAGTAAGGAATTTAAGGAAAATACAAAGAGAATATATGATAAACTTTATGAAAATTATGTTGGAGATATTTCAAGAAAAAGACATTTAGAAAAAGAAAAAATAAGTAAAGAAATTTTATCTGGAGATTTTGTGATGACCTCCGCAACTAATTTAAAAAGTAATAAATTAGTTGATCAAGTTATTTATTATGAAGACTTTTTGAAAAAAAATGAAATAACTAATTGTCTTTCTAAATCAGAATACTTAGCAAGATATTCTCAAGAAAAAAAATTACCAGAAATTGCGAAGAAAGATAAATTAGCAATACTTTATCTTGAAGGAAATATAGTTTTAAATGAAAATCCTAAAAATGTAGAAAAAATAATAACTCCAGCGATTGTAAAAGAAAAGTTGAAAATAATAGAAAAAGACAAAGAAATAAAAGGTGTAATTTTAAGAATAAATTCCCCAGGTGGATCAGCTTTAGCTTCTGATTTGATATATAAATCATTAAAGGAATTTCAAAAACCAGTATATGTATCTATGGCTGGAGTGGCAGCTTCAGGAGGATATTTTATTTCGGCTGCAGGGGATAAAATTTATGCAGATAAAGAAACTTTAACAGGATCTATAGGGGTTGTAACAATAATTCCAAATGCATCGAAATTATTTGATAAAGTAGGAATTAATTTTGAAACATTAACAAACAATAAATATGATATGAATATGGGAATATATAAAAAATTATCTCCTAAAATGAGAAATAAGATTTATAATTCTAGTATGAGTTCTTATAATGAATTTTTAACAAAAATGTCAACTAGTAGAAAAATGAAAATTTCTGATGTGGAAAAAATAGCAAGTGGAAGAGTTTGGCTAGGAAGTGAAGCTCAGGAAATAGGACTTGTTGATGAAATTGGTGGTTTAGAAAAAGTGATAAATGATTTGGCTAAAGATTTAAAACTAAAAGATTATAAAGTTGTAGAAGCAGTAAAGGATGAAAAATTTGAATCTTTATTAAAAACAATACTTCCAAAGTATATATTTAAAGATCTTATAGGAAATAATGTAATAGTTAAAGAGCTAAAAAATAGAGAAGAATTTAAATTACAAGAAGAACTTTTAAGAAGACCTATACTTTATGCTCCAAATATAAAATTTTAA
- the metG gene encoding methionine--tRNA ligase has product MNNKFYITTPIYYVNGDPHVGSAYTTIAADVMARYKKTTGHDVFFLTGTDEHGQKVEETAKAKGLTPQAWTDKMAPRFKEMWSALNINNDDFIRTTEERHKKAVAKILKTVYEKGDIYKGDYEGKYCVSCETFVPENQVAEGDTCPDCGKPLRVVKEESYFFKMSKYQDALLKHIDENPDFILPHSRRNEVTSFIKQGLQDLSISRNTFEWGIPIEFAPGHITYVWFDALTNYLTAAGYESDVENFEERWTNGEVVHLLGKDIVRFHAIIWPCMLLSAGIKLPDKVVAHGWWTSEGEKMSKSKGNVVSPLDEIKKYGVDAFRYYLLKEVSFGNDGDYSEKAMMTKINADLANDLGNLLNRTLGMYKKYFGENIVGNGELEEIDNGVKEMFADILVKIDDHMSRLEFSRALELIWKFISRMNKYIDETSPWLLVKDETKKDRLAGVMNMLVESLYKIAVLISPYMPEAAQKMWNQLGFEDNIEEALLENVKEWGLLKEGHKLGEATPIFPRLEIKKEPKEQNPINKNLKIANPINIDEFSKVELKVVEILEVDKVKDSDRLLKFKVKNKKEIRQIVSGVAKYYPNYEELVGKKVMAVLNLEPVELKGEISQGMLLSTEEKKRIKLVEIDSSVKVGSKIK; this is encoded by the coding sequence ATGAATAACAAATTTTATATAACAACACCGATATATTATGTAAATGGAGATCCACATGTGGGAAGTGCTTATACAACAATAGCTGCAGATGTAATGGCTAGATATAAAAAAACAACAGGACATGATGTTTTTTTCTTAACAGGTACAGATGAACATGGTCAAAAAGTTGAAGAAACAGCTAAGGCAAAAGGGCTTACACCTCAAGCTTGGACAGATAAGATGGCTCCTAGATTTAAAGAAATGTGGTCAGCTTTGAATATAAATAATGATGATTTTATAAGAACAACAGAGGAAAGACATAAAAAAGCAGTTGCTAAAATATTGAAAACCGTTTATGAAAAAGGAGATATTTATAAGGGAGATTATGAAGGAAAATATTGTGTTTCTTGTGAAACTTTTGTTCCTGAAAATCAAGTTGCAGAAGGGGATACTTGTCCAGATTGTGGAAAACCTTTAAGAGTAGTTAAGGAAGAATCATATTTCTTTAAAATGTCTAAATATCAGGATGCTCTTTTAAAACATATAGATGAAAATCCTGACTTTATATTACCTCATTCAAGAAGAAATGAAGTTACTTCATTTATAAAACAAGGATTACAAGATTTATCGATATCTAGAAATACTTTTGAGTGGGGAATTCCTATAGAATTTGCACCAGGTCATATTACTTATGTTTGGTTTGATGCATTAACAAATTATTTAACAGCAGCTGGTTACGAAAGTGATGTTGAAAATTTTGAAGAAAGATGGACAAATGGAGAGGTAGTACATCTTTTAGGAAAAGATATAGTTAGATTTCATGCTATTATTTGGCCTTGTATGTTACTTTCAGCTGGAATTAAATTACCAGATAAGGTAGTAGCTCATGGTTGGTGGACATCTGAAGGAGAAAAAATGTCAAAATCTAAGGGAAATGTTGTATCTCCTTTAGATGAAATAAAAAAATATGGAGTAGATGCTTTTAGATATTACTTATTAAAAGAAGTTTCTTTTGGAAATGATGGAGATTATTCTGAAAAAGCAATGATGACAAAAATAAATGCAGACTTAGCTAATGATTTAGGAAATTTATTAAATAGAACATTAGGAATGTACAAAAAATATTTTGGAGAAAATATAGTAGGAAATGGAGAATTAGAAGAAATAGATAATGGTGTAAAAGAGATGTTTGCTGATATTTTAGTAAAAATAGATGATCATATGTCTAGATTAGAATTCTCAAGAGCATTAGAATTAATTTGGAAATTTATCTCTAGAATGAATAAATATATTGATGAAACTTCTCCTTGGTTACTTGTAAAAGATGAAACAAAAAAAGATAGATTAGCAGGAGTAATGAATATGTTAGTTGAATCTTTATATAAAATAGCAGTTTTAATTTCTCCATATATGCCAGAAGCAGCTCAAAAGATGTGGAATCAATTAGGATTTGAAGATAATATTGAAGAAGCTCTTTTAGAAAATGTTAAAGAATGGGGATTATTAAAAGAAGGACACAAATTAGGAGAAGCGACACCTATTTTCCCAAGATTAGAGATAAAAAAAGAACCAAAAGAACAAAATCCTATAAATAAAAATTTAAAAATAGCTAATCCAATTAATATTGATGAATTTTCAAAAGTTGAATTAAAAGTTGTTGAAATATTAGAAGTGGATAAAGTTAAAGATTCAGATAGATTATTAAAATTTAAAGTTAAGAATAAAAAAGAAATAAGACAAATAGTATCTGGAGTTGCAAAATATTATCCTAATTATGAAGAATTAGTAGGAAAAAAAGTAATGGCAGTATTAAATTTAGAGCCAGTTGAATTAAAAGGAGAAATATCTCAAGGGATGCTTCTTAGTACAGAAGAAAAGAAAAGAATTAAATTAGTTGAAATAGATTCTTCAGTAAAAGTTGGTTCTAAAATAAAATAA